From a region of the Lactuca sativa cultivar Salinas chromosome 4, Lsat_Salinas_v11, whole genome shotgun sequence genome:
- the LOC111894482 gene encoding uncharacterized protein LOC111894482: protein MGRIRRKFDALFGRKFETSKFKATVNLAISRLSVLKNQRQARLGVARSDIIDLLKLNHHEHALNRVEQVIKEQNMFDAFVMMDGYCHLLLQMVNLIEQEKNCPDELKEAASSLLYAAPRCGEFPELQEIRAILTARFGKEFANGAIDLRGNCGVNTRMIQKLSPQKPFLENRMRMLQEIATENGIVLQLDDVSPVIKENQSEVGDVSTHGGIENTSNALGEEFVEVSSFSESRKGKKKFRDVQDAAQAAFESAAYAAAAARAAVELSRPRSFDSDNPDSPNSRPRKARDFKPDKSKLQMRHEKSHESESESESESESALNRKAEHEDKVENVGEKIRKITVAGDNDGSDSDKYKQSFEKMKTVVFDDSDHDIENNNTGFLSSRNYDKGMDAEQEQPEFHSGNSEAGFGEGWKMESGVKQLDFTKRPISVRTKRVYV, encoded by the exons ATGGGAAGAATCAGAAGAAAATTCGATGCTCTCTTTGGCCGGAAATTCGAAACCTCAAAGTTCAAAGCCACCGTTAACCTCGCCATTTCCCGCCTCTCCGTCCTCAAAAACCAGCGTCAAGCTCGCCTCGGGGTGGCTCGCTCCGATATCATCGATCTCCTCAAGCTTAACCACCATGAACACGCTCTTAACCGG GTTGAGCAAGTGATTAAGGAGCAGAACATGTTTGATGCGTTTGTAATGATGGATGGTTACTGTCATCTGCTGTTACAAATGGTGAATCTCATAGAACAAGAGAA GAATTGCCCTGATGAACTAAAAGAAGCAGCATCAAGCTTGCTGTACGCAGCTCCTAGATGTGGAGAGTTCCCGGAGCTTCAAGAGATTCGGGCGATTCTCACAGCACGTTTCGGGAAGGAATTTGCTAATGGTGCTATTGATTTACGGGGTAACTGTGGAGTTAACACGAGG ATGATACAGAAACTGTCTCCCCAAAAGCCATTCTTGGAGAACCGAATGAGGATGCTTCAGGAGATCGCTACAGAGAATGGCATCGTTCTGCAACTAGACGATGTGTCTCCAGTGATTAAAGAG AATCAATCAGAAGTCGGGGATGTATCAACACATGGTGGGATTGAAAACACTTCGAATGCTTTGGGGGAGGAATTCGTTGAAGTTTCGAGTTTCTCCGAGTCCAGAAAGGGGAAGAAGAAATTCAGGGATGTACAAGATGCTGCACAAGCCGCGTTTGAATCAGCCGCGTATGCAGCGGCTGCCGCCAGAGCCGCGGTGGAGCTCTCCCGGCCAAGATCTTTCGATTCTGATAATCCCGATAGTCCCAATTCCCGACCAAGAAAAGCACGTGATTTTAAGCCAGATAAATCAAAACTCCAAATGAGACATGAGAAAAGTCACGAATCGGAATCGGAATCCGAATCTGAATCTGAATCTGCCCTAAACCGTAAAGCAGAACATGAAGATAAGGTAGAAAATGTTGGCGAAAAAATTAGGAAAATCACGGTGGCCGGAGACAATGATGGTTCTGATTCAGATAAGTATAAGCAGTCATTCGAGAAGATGAAGACGGTTGTTTTCGATGATAGTGACCATGACATTGAAAACAATAATACTGGTTTTTTGTCATCAAGAAACTATGATAAAGGAATGGATGCAGAACAAGAACAACCGGAGTTTCATTCTGGAAACAGTGAAGCAGGATTTGGTGAAGGGTGGAAGATGGAGTCGGGAGTGAAGCAACTAGATTTTACAAAGAGGCCGATTTCTGTGAGGACTAAACGAGTTTATGTATGA